The Sporosarcina sp. FSL W7-1349 genome contains the following window.
ACATTTCAAAAAGTCTTAAAGCAACGGAATGCAATTCTGAAAGACAATCGGGGCAGGCTAGACTTCACCGATGTCATGTTTGATATTTATACAGAGCAGTATATTCAAGTGGCCGTACAAATTATTCGTAAACGGTTCTACTTCATGGATCTCTTGCAGAAATGGGCGGAACCTATCCACCGGGGAATTTCCCGGGGAATGGAGACGCTTGAAGTGTCATATGGGACTTTAAAAGAGCTTGAATCCGGGCAGACTGTGGAGCAAATGGAAGAAATACTCGCAAAGCGTTTGCATGAAGTGAGGAGGCGGGAATTGGAACGCGGCATGACGCTTGTCGGTCCGCATCGGGACGATCTCCATTTCTTCGTCAACGGCTATGACATCCAGACGTATGGCTCGCAGGGGCAGCAGCGGACGACAGCGCTGTCCCTTAAACTTGCGGAAATCGAGCTGGTAAAACAGGAGATCGGCGAAGCGCCGGTCCTTCTGCTCGATGATGTATTATCCGAATTGGATGATTATCGGCAATCCCATTTATTGAACACGATCCAAGGGCAAGTACAAACCTTCGTCACCACGACGAATATTGCCGGGATTGACCATGACACCATCCGGCAAGCCGAAATTTTTGAAGTATCGGCAGGCAAAGCAACAAAGATCACATAATGATCGGTTTATTGATATATATAGGTTTTTGTCCGGAAATGACTTTGATCAATGTTCGGGGAAGGAAAGGTGAACAGTTTGGCAATGGAAGAAAAAGACATGCAAGTGGCCTATGATGCGAATCAGATCCAAGTTCTGGAGGGGCTGGAGGCTGTCCGCAAGCGGCCCGGCATGTATATCGGGACAACAAGTTCCAAAGGTCTTCATCATCTCGTATGGGAAATTGTGGACAATAGTATTGACGAGGCACTTGCCGGCTACTGTGACCATATTGAAGTGACTATCGAGAAGGATGATTGGATCCGAGTCGATGATAATGGACGCGGAATCCCGGTTGGTATCCAAGAATCGACGGGTCGGCCCGCAGTTGAAGTCATCATGACGGTTCTGCACGCCGGGGGGAAATTCGGTGGAGGCGGTTATAAGGTCTCCGGCGGGCTCCATGGCGTCGGGGCATCTGTCGTCAACGCTCTTTCCGAGAAGACGGAAGTCTATGTGAAACTAGATGGAAAAGTTCATGCAATCGAATTTGAACGTGGAAATTTGACGAAGGAACTGACTGTCATCGGTGAAACGGATGAAACTGGGACACGAATTCGCTTCAAAGCCGATCCGGAAATTTTCACAGAAACGACTGTCTATGAATATGACATTTTAGCGAATCGTCTTCGTGAGCTTGCCTATTTGAACCGCGGTCTTCGCATTACGATTACCGATGAGCGCGGCGTGGAAATCCGCTCGGATATTTTCCACTACGAAGGCGGCATCAAATCATATGTCGAGCATTTGAATAAAAATAAAGAACCGATTCATGAGGAACCGATTTTCATCGAAGGCGAGAAGGATGGGATTTCAATTGAAATTGCCATGCAATATAACGCAGGATATGCAGAAAATCTGTTTTCATTCGCCAATAATATCAACACGTATGAAGGCGGGACGCATGAATCCGGATTTAAAACGGCATTGACCCGTGTCATTAATGATTTTGCGCGTAAAAATGGCATGCTGAAAGAAGCTGATCCCAACTTGTCGGGGGATGATGTGCGGGAAGGATTGACCGCTATCATTTCCATCAAGCATCCGGACCCGCAATTCGAGGGACAGACAAAAACGAAACTAGGGAACTCTGAAGTGAGCACGATTACCAATTCCTTGTTCTCAGAAGGATTCCAACGTTTCTTGTTAGAGAACCCGAATGTCTCACGTAAAATTGTCGATAAGAGCTTGATGGCGGCACGTGCACGGCTGGCAGCGAAAAATGCACGGGAGCTCACAAGAAGGAAATCTGCACTTGAAGTGTCCAGCCTGCCTGGGAAACTGGCGGATTGCTCCTCACGGGACCCGGCTATCAGTGAATTGTATATCGTTGAGGGAGATTCGGCGGGAGGCTCCGCAAAAAGCGGACGGGACCGCCATTTCCAAGCAATCCTCCCCCTTCGTGGTAAAATATTGAACGTCGAGAAGGCTCGGTTGGATCGGATTTTAGGCAATGCAGAAATTCGCATGATGATCACTGCGCTTGGCACGGGGATCGGAGAAGAGTTCGCACTGGAGAAGGCACGTTATCACAAAATCATCATCATGACGGATGCCGATGTGGACGGAGCGCATATCCGTACGTTGCTTCTGACATTCTTCTTCCGTTTCATGCGGCCGCTCATCGAGGCGGGGTACGTCTATATCGCACAGCCTCCTTTGTACCGCGTGAAATCAGGAAAAAATGAAGAATATTGCTATAATGAAGAGGAACTGCAAGAAATCATCAACCGGTTGCCGGCGTCTCCGAAACCCGTCATTACCCGCTACAAAGGGCTTGGGGAAATGGACGCGGAGCAACTATGGGATACGACGATGGATCCGGAGCAACGTACATTGCTGCAAGTCCAGCTAGAGGACGCGTTGGATGCAGATGCCACATTTGAGCAACTGATGGGTGATGAAGTCGAACCCCGACGCAGATTCATCGAAGATAATGCACTGTATGTGAAAAA
Protein-coding sequences here:
- the gyrB gene encoding DNA topoisomerase (ATP-hydrolyzing) subunit B, with product MEEKDMQVAYDANQIQVLEGLEAVRKRPGMYIGTTSSKGLHHLVWEIVDNSIDEALAGYCDHIEVTIEKDDWIRVDDNGRGIPVGIQESTGRPAVEVIMTVLHAGGKFGGGGYKVSGGLHGVGASVVNALSEKTEVYVKLDGKVHAIEFERGNLTKELTVIGETDETGTRIRFKADPEIFTETTVYEYDILANRLRELAYLNRGLRITITDERGVEIRSDIFHYEGGIKSYVEHLNKNKEPIHEEPIFIEGEKDGISIEIAMQYNAGYAENLFSFANNINTYEGGTHESGFKTALTRVINDFARKNGMLKEADPNLSGDDVREGLTAIISIKHPDPQFEGQTKTKLGNSEVSTITNSLFSEGFQRFLLENPNVSRKIVDKSLMAARARLAAKNARELTRRKSALEVSSLPGKLADCSSRDPAISELYIVEGDSAGGSAKSGRDRHFQAILPLRGKILNVEKARLDRILGNAEIRMMITALGTGIGEEFALEKARYHKIIIMTDADVDGAHIRTLLLTFFFRFMRPLIEAGYVYIAQPPLYRVKSGKNEEYCYNEEELQEIINRLPASPKPVITRYKGLGEMDAEQLWDTTMDPEQRTLLQVQLEDALDADATFEQLMGDEVEPRRRFIEDNALYVKNLDT
- the recF gene encoding DNA replication/repair protein RecF (All proteins in this family for which functions are known are DNA-binding proteins that assist the filamentation of RecA onto DNA for the initiation of recombination or recombinational repair.); its protein translation is MYIERLELTDYRNYASLDLSFSPQINVLIGENAQGKTNIMEAVYVLSMAKSHRTSNDRELIRWDQEHGKIKGDIQRKYGKVPLELTISKKGKKARVNHLEQNRLSLYIGQLNVVMFAPEDLNLVKGSPQVRRRFLDMEIGQISPVYLHDLLTFQKVLKQRNAILKDNRGRLDFTDVMFDIYTEQYIQVAVQIIRKRFYFMDLLQKWAEPIHRGISRGMETLEVSYGTLKELESGQTVEQMEEILAKRLHEVRRRELERGMTLVGPHRDDLHFFVNGYDIQTYGSQGQQRTTALSLKLAEIELVKQEIGEAPVLLLDDVLSELDDYRQSHLLNTIQGQVQTFVTTTNIAGIDHDTIRQAEIFEVSAGKATKIT